The following are encoded together in the Streptomyces tsukubensis genome:
- the groL gene encoding chaperonin GroEL (60 kDa chaperone family; promotes refolding of misfolded polypeptides especially under stressful conditions; forms two stacked rings of heptamers to form a barrel-shaped 14mer; ends can be capped by GroES; misfolded proteins enter the barrel where they are refolded when GroES binds) has product MAKILKFDEDARRALERGVNKLADTVKVTIGPKGRNVVIDKKFGAPTITNDGVTIAREVEVDDPYENLGAQLVKEVATKTNDVAGDGTTTATVLAQALVREGLRNVAAGASPALLKKGIDAAVKAISDDLLASARPIDEKSDIAAVAGLSAQDKQIGELIAEAMDKVGKDGVITVEESNTFGVELEFTEGMAFDKGYLSQYMVTDQERMEAVLDDPYILIHQGKIGSIQDLLPLLEKVIQAGGSKPLLIVAEDVEGEALSTLVVNKIKGTFNAVAVKAPGFGDRRKAMLGDMATLTGATVIAEEVGLKLDQAGLEVLGTARRVTITKDDTTIVDGAGDSADIEGRVAQIKAEIESTDSDWDREKLQERLAKLAGGVCVIRVGAATEVELKEKKHRLEDAISATRAAVEEGIVSGGGSALVHAAKVLEGSLGKEGDEATGVAVVRRAVVEPLRWIAENAGLEGYVITSKVAELDKGQGFNASTGEYGDLVKAGVIDPVKVTRSALENAASIAALLLTTETLVVEKPEEEEPAAAGHGHGHSH; this is encoded by the coding sequence ATGGCGAAGATCCTGAAGTTCGACGAGGACGCCCGTCGCGCCCTTGAGCGTGGCGTGAACAAGCTCGCCGACACGGTCAAGGTGACGATCGGCCCCAAGGGTCGCAACGTCGTGATCGACAAGAAGTTCGGCGCCCCGACCATCACCAACGACGGCGTGACCATCGCCCGTGAGGTCGAGGTCGACGACCCGTACGAGAACCTCGGCGCGCAGCTGGTGAAGGAGGTGGCCACCAAGACCAACGACGTCGCAGGTGACGGCACCACCACCGCCACCGTGCTGGCCCAGGCGCTGGTCCGCGAGGGCCTGCGCAATGTGGCCGCCGGCGCGTCCCCCGCCCTCCTGAAGAAGGGCATCGACGCCGCGGTCAAGGCCATCTCCGATGACCTGCTCGCCTCCGCGCGTCCCATCGACGAGAAGTCCGACATCGCGGCCGTGGCCGGCCTGTCCGCCCAGGACAAGCAGATCGGCGAGCTCATCGCCGAGGCCATGGACAAGGTCGGCAAGGACGGTGTCATCACCGTCGAGGAGTCCAACACCTTCGGTGTGGAGCTTGAGTTCACCGAGGGCATGGCCTTCGACAAGGGCTACCTCTCGCAGTACATGGTGACCGACCAGGAGCGTATGGAGGCCGTCCTCGACGACCCGTACATCCTGATCCACCAGGGCAAGATCGGTTCCATCCAGGACCTGCTGCCGCTGCTGGAGAAGGTCATCCAGGCGGGTGGCTCGAAGCCGCTCCTGATCGTCGCCGAGGACGTCGAGGGCGAAGCCCTGTCGACCCTGGTCGTCAACAAGATCAAGGGCACCTTCAACGCCGTCGCGGTGAAGGCCCCCGGCTTCGGCGACCGCCGCAAGGCGATGCTCGGCGACATGGCGACGCTCACCGGCGCCACCGTCATCGCCGAGGAGGTCGGCCTCAAGCTCGACCAGGCCGGCCTTGAGGTGCTCGGCACCGCCCGCCGCGTGACGATCACCAAGGACGACACGACCATCGTCGACGGTGCCGGCGACTCCGCCGACATCGAGGGCCGCGTCGCCCAGATCAAGGCCGAGATCGAGTCCACCGACTCCGACTGGGACCGCGAGAAGCTCCAGGAGCGCCTCGCGAAGCTCGCCGGCGGTGTCTGCGTGATCCGTGTCGGTGCCGCCACCGAGGTGGAGCTCAAGGAGAAGAAGCACCGTCTGGAGGACGCCATCTCCGCGACCCGCGCCGCGGTCGAGGAGGGCATCGTCTCCGGTGGTGGCTCCGCTCTGGTGCACGCCGCCAAGGTCCTTGAGGGCTCCCTCGGCAAGGAGGGCGACGAGGCCACCGGTGTCGCCGTCGTCCGTCGCGCCGTCGTCGAGCCGCTGCGCTGGATCGCCGAGAACGCCGGCCTTGAGGGATACGTCATCACCTCCAAGGTCGCCGAGCTCGACAAGGGCCAGGGCTTCAACGCCTCGACCGGCGAGTACGGCGACCTGGTGAAGGCCGGCGTCATCGACCCGGTCAAGGTCACCCGCTCCGCGCTGGAGAACGCCGCGTCCATCGCGGCCCTGCTTCTCACGACCGAGACCCTGGTCGTCGAGAAGCCCGAGGAGGAGGAGCCGGCGGCCGCGGGCCACGGCCACGGTCACTCGCACTGA
- a CDS encoding MOSC domain-containing protein, with the protein MEPKLLSLNSGRLVRASYTDAPSGGTGIGKTPVEGAVMVSAPGPRGVGGSGLSGDVIGDMRHHGGDDQAVYSFAREDLDEWEGELNRPLRNGVFGENLTTVGVDVNGALIGERWRVGGGLLLEVTSGRIPCRTFAGWMDESGWIRRWTRKAAPGAYLRVIEPGEIRAGDSIDIVHRPDHDVTVAVQFRASTTERELLARILTAGEALHSGVRADAEAYIRKYGGNHGDGGREKPRV; encoded by the coding sequence ATGGAGCCGAAGCTGCTTTCCCTCAACAGCGGGCGCCTGGTGCGCGCGTCCTACACCGACGCGCCCTCGGGCGGCACGGGCATCGGCAAGACACCGGTGGAAGGCGCCGTGATGGTCTCGGCACCCGGCCCGAGAGGGGTCGGTGGCAGTGGTCTCAGCGGTGACGTCATCGGCGACATGCGCCACCACGGCGGCGACGACCAGGCGGTCTACTCCTTCGCCAGGGAGGATCTGGACGAGTGGGAGGGGGAGCTGAACCGCCCCCTGCGCAACGGCGTCTTCGGCGAGAACCTGACGACCGTCGGTGTCGACGTCAACGGCGCGCTGATCGGTGAGCGGTGGCGGGTGGGCGGCGGACTGCTGCTTGAGGTGACGAGCGGGCGCATCCCGTGCAGGACGTTCGCGGGCTGGATGGACGAGAGCGGCTGGATCAGGCGCTGGACGAGGAAGGCCGCGCCCGGCGCCTATCTGCGGGTGATCGAACCGGGCGAGATCCGCGCGGGCGACTCGATCGACATCGTGCACAGGCCTGACCACGACGTGACGGTCGCCGTCCAGTTCCGGGCCTCCACGACGGAGCGGGAACTGCTCGCACGGATCCTCACCGCGGGCGAGGCGCTGCACTCGGGCGTACGGGCGGACGCGGAGGCGTACATCAGGAAGTACGGCGGGAACCACGGCGACGGGGGACGCGAGAAGCCCCGGGTGTAG
- a CDS encoding LysR family transcriptional regulator: MIEARHLRVLRAVAATGSFSAAARELGCTQPAVSQQMKALEGSVGTPLLIRTGREMRLTQAGEALTRHASGILAGLTAAEEEVAAIAGLRAGRVRLVSFPSGSSSLVPAALAALRSAHPGTRVSLEEAEPPRSVEMLREGDCDVALAFRYERPGGRAVTQDPVRGEDQEDWDDLVVRPLLADRLVGLVPEGHRLDKSDAAVGIAELAEEPWIAGCPRCRRQLVEVCESAGFVPRIDFATDDYPAVLGLVAAGLGVAVLPELALESVRPKGVRAVTVEPAVHREIVALTLPDLAQVPAVAATLDHLARVAAR; encoded by the coding sequence ATGATTGAGGCCCGCCATCTCCGTGTCCTGCGTGCCGTGGCCGCCACCGGTTCCTTCTCCGCCGCCGCGCGCGAGCTGGGCTGTACCCAGCCGGCCGTCAGCCAGCAGATGAAGGCGCTGGAAGGCTCGGTGGGGACGCCGCTGCTGATCCGCACCGGGCGTGAGATGCGGCTGACCCAGGCGGGCGAGGCGCTGACGCGGCACGCCTCAGGCATCCTCGCGGGGCTCACGGCCGCCGAGGAGGAAGTGGCCGCCATCGCGGGGCTGCGGGCCGGTCGGGTCAGGCTCGTCTCGTTCCCCAGCGGCAGCTCCTCCCTCGTGCCCGCGGCCCTGGCCGCACTGCGCTCCGCCCACCCGGGCACCCGGGTCTCCCTGGAGGAGGCGGAGCCGCCGCGCTCCGTCGAGATGCTGCGCGAGGGCGACTGCGACGTGGCCCTGGCCTTCCGCTACGAGCGGCCGGGCGGGCGCGCCGTCACCCAGGACCCCGTGCGGGGCGAGGACCAGGAGGACTGGGACGACCTCGTCGTACGGCCGCTGCTCGCCGACCGTCTGGTGGGCCTGGTCCCCGAAGGACACCGGCTCGACAAGTCGGACGCGGCGGTGGGTATCGCGGAACTCGCGGAGGAGCCGTGGATCGCGGGCTGTCCGCGGTGCAGGCGCCAGCTCGTCGAGGTGTGCGAGAGCGCCGGTTTCGTCCCCAGGATCGACTTCGCGACCGACGACTACCCGGCCGTGCTCGGCCTGGTCGCCGCCGGGCTGGGCGTCGCCGTCCTGCCGGAGCTGGCCCTGGAGTCCGTACGTCCCAAGGGGGTGCGCGCGGTGACGGTGGAGCCCGCCGTGCACAGGGAGATCGTGGCCCTCACCCTGCCCGACCTCGCCCAGGTGCCCGCCGTGGCCGCCACCCTCGACCACCTCGCCCGGGTCGCGGCGCGCTGA
- a CDS encoding SDR family NAD(P)-dependent oxidoreductase, which translates to MTTALITGSTAGIGAAFARRLAADGHNLVLVARNTDRLREQATELHDRHGIEAQVLTADLATDEGIEAVESRLGDRKNVVDLLINNAGFGNKGQFLDVPMAEELTMLKVHCEAVLRLTTAATTVMRERGRGGVVNVASVAAFVPRGTYGASKAWVVQFTQGAARDLAGSGVRLMTLCPGFVRTEFHERAGMGTDNIPKWMWLDADKLVAAALTDLSRGRSLSIPDPRYKALMGVVKVTPRGILGGVTSRTGRKYGPQ; encoded by the coding sequence ATGACTACGGCTCTGATTACGGGATCGACCGCGGGCATCGGTGCCGCCTTCGCCCGTCGGCTCGCAGCGGACGGGCACAATCTGGTTCTCGTGGCGCGGAACACGGACCGGCTGCGCGAGCAGGCGACCGAGCTGCACGACCGGCACGGGATCGAGGCGCAGGTACTGACCGCGGACCTCGCGACCGACGAAGGGATCGAGGCGGTCGAGTCCCGCCTCGGTGACCGCAAGAACGTCGTGGACCTGCTCATCAACAACGCGGGGTTCGGCAACAAGGGCCAGTTCCTCGATGTTCCGATGGCCGAAGAGCTGACGATGCTGAAGGTCCACTGCGAGGCGGTGCTGCGGCTGACGACGGCGGCGACCACCGTGATGCGGGAGCGAGGCAGGGGCGGCGTGGTCAATGTCGCCTCGGTCGCCGCCTTCGTCCCGCGCGGGACCTACGGGGCCTCCAAGGCGTGGGTCGTGCAGTTCACGCAGGGCGCGGCGAGGGACCTGGCGGGTTCAGGGGTGCGCCTGATGACGCTGTGCCCCGGTTTCGTGCGCACGGAGTTCCACGAGCGGGCCGGTATGGGCACGGACAACATCCCGAAGTGGATGTGGCTCGACGCCGACAAGCTGGTCGCCGCCGCGCTGACCGATCTGTCGCGGGGGCGCTCCCTCTCCATCCCCGACCCGCGCTACAAGGCGCTGATGGGCGTGGTGAAGGTGACCCCGCGCGGAATCCTGGGCGGAGTCACCTCTCGTACGGGGCGCAAGTACGGCCCGCAGTGA
- a CDS encoding polysaccharide deacetylase family protein has product MRQVRQKHKSVMNAPRSTPRRVLFRAPRRTLRRTRAVLAVSLAAGVAAGCAASGGGPGGHSGAQGAAGARVEAPAARALDAYATRLGEAHTAWTAAVRRWGLAKRPLTAPPPPAVKPHIGARPGFEVRGQKHLPPVFTTVPTTDRVVFLTIDDGAEKDPEFLRMMTELRIPYTAFLSDFLVKKDYGYFERMRDKGVTLNNHTLNHRFLPALSYESQRREICGMQDVIRDQYGKRPRLFRPPYGDYNRDTLRAAKSCGVKAVPLWNAEAFTDRLDYREWDRDLHPGDIVLTHFQGRGQWKGTMPDMVRTFMKVVTDKGFAVARLEDYL; this is encoded by the coding sequence ATGAGACAAGTACGACAAAAGCACAAAAGCGTCATGAATGCGCCACGGTCGACACCCCGGCGCGTGCTGTTCCGAGCGCCGCGGCGAACGCTACGGCGCACCCGTGCCGTGCTCGCCGTCTCGCTCGCCGCCGGGGTCGCCGCGGGGTGCGCCGCGTCGGGGGGCGGTCCCGGCGGCCACAGTGGCGCCCAGGGCGCGGCGGGGGCCCGTGTCGAGGCACCGGCGGCCCGTGCCCTCGACGCGTACGCCACCCGGCTGGGAGAGGCCCACACCGCGTGGACGGCCGCCGTCAGACGCTGGGGGCTCGCGAAGAGACCGCTGACCGCCCCGCCCCCGCCGGCCGTCAAGCCGCACATCGGGGCCAGGCCAGGCTTCGAGGTGCGGGGCCAGAAACACCTGCCGCCCGTCTTCACGACCGTCCCCACCACGGACCGGGTCGTCTTCCTGACGATCGACGACGGGGCCGAGAAGGACCCGGAGTTCCTCCGCATGATGACCGAACTGAGGATCCCGTACACCGCGTTCCTCAGCGACTTCCTCGTCAAGAAGGACTACGGCTACTTCGAACGGATGCGGGACAAGGGTGTCACCCTCAACAACCACACGCTGAACCACCGTTTCCTGCCCGCCCTCTCCTACGAGAGCCAGCGCAGGGAGATCTGCGGCATGCAGGACGTCATCCGTGACCAGTACGGCAAGCGCCCGCGGCTTTTCCGGCCCCCCTACGGCGACTACAACCGGGACACCCTGCGCGCCGCCAAGTCCTGTGGCGTCAAGGCCGTTCCGCTGTGGAACGCGGAGGCCTTCACCGACCGCCTCGACTACCGGGAGTGGGACAGGGACCTGCACCCCGGTGACATCGTCCTCACCCACTTCCAGGGGCGGGGCCAGTGGAAGGGGACCATGCCCGACATGGTCAGGACCTTCATGAAGGTCGTCACCGACAAGGGGTTCGCCGTCGCACGCCTGGAGGACTATCTCTGA
- the groES gene encoding co-chaperone GroES codes for MTTASSKVAIKPLEDRIVVQPLDAEQTTASGLVIPDTAKEKPQEGVVLAVGPGRFENGERLPLDVKTGDVVLYSKYGGTEVKYNGEEYLVLSARDVLAIIEK; via the coding sequence GTGACGACCGCCAGCTCCAAGGTTGCCATCAAGCCGCTTGAGGACCGCATTGTGGTCCAGCCGCTCGACGCCGAACAGACCACGGCTTCTGGCCTGGTCATCCCGGACACCGCCAAGGAGAAGCCCCAGGAGGGCGTCGTCCTGGCTGTGGGCCCGGGACGCTTCGAGAACGGCGAGCGCCTGCCGCTCGACGTCAAGACCGGTGACGTCGTTCTGTACAGCAAGTACGGCGGCACCGAGGTGAAGTACAACGGCGAGGAGTACCTCGTCCTCTCGGCTCGCGACGTGCTCGCGATCATCGAGAAGTAA
- a CDS encoding WhiB family transcriptional regulator, with product MADFSRLPGPNADLWDWQLLAACRGVDSSLFFHPEGERGAARSARENSAKEVCMRCPVRAECAAHALAVREPYGVWGGLTEDEREELMGRARHRLVQTTAGSGSGDHAD from the coding sequence ATGGCAGATTTCTCCCGCCTTCCCGGACCGAACGCGGATCTGTGGGACTGGCAGTTGCTCGCGGCCTGCCGCGGCGTGGACAGTTCCCTGTTCTTCCACCCGGAAGGTGAACGCGGAGCGGCGCGCAGTGCCAGAGAGAACTCGGCCAAGGAGGTCTGCATGCGCTGCCCTGTGCGGGCCGAGTGCGCGGCGCACGCCCTCGCGGTACGGGAGCCCTACGGCGTCTGGGGCGGGCTCACCGAGGACGAACGCGAGGAGCTGATGGGCCGGGCCAGACACCGGCTCGTACAGACGACCGCCGGTAGCGGATCCGGCGACCACGCAGACTGA